AGTGAATACTGGTTAATTGAAGACAATGCAGAGCTGGCGTATTGCATTGAAGCACGATAAATAATTCGAGAATTTGCATCAAAAAACGGGACTTTTACAAAAGTAAGAAGTGAATAGTTTAAGTTTAGAATATTATAACTTTCATCCTGACCGTCTTCGAAACCCTTTACAAAATCCCCTGAGACCAGTCTTACATCACCCTGATGCAGTATTTTACTCTCTTCATCTAATATGTCGTACCTGAAAACAAATGACAGGTTTTTAACGATATCATCAAGTGACTCATCCCCCGGATCAACGTCACCAAGACGTGTTTGGGATTCAATGTCATCATAAATCAGATCACCATAATAACTTGCCGTACGAGATCGTTTAAAACTGTATGAGGCTGTAATATCGGATTGTATGGTTTTACCTATAATACCCAGACTATCAATTGTTTCAGAATTACCCGGCCCCAATACAAAGTCGTTTGATGATGCACCGATGCCCAGTTTAAACCTCGGGTTAAATACATAACTGCTATAACGAAACTGATAATAAGTAGTATTACTGGGTTTACCTGTTAATAAAGTAGAAACCTGTAGTTGATCACCATTACCCAGAGGATTATGTAATAACGCTTCACCGTATATTCGATAAAGCCCGGTCTGTTCAGAGCCATGATTATCAAAACGAAGATTAAGGTCGTAATTTTTTTCTGCTTTTACACCAATATTGAGTTTGGTATCACCCACCTGAGCACCAGGTTGAAAATAACCGGTTGAAACGACACCGGGATAATCATTAATGAGATACAAATTTTCTTCAACAGCAGAGCTGGTAACGGGAGATGCAAGCATATCATCGAATACAGATGACAGGATCTCGCTTGAATATAACTCGTTATCGCGAACCTCAACCTCACCCAATGTGCCAAGTAATAAAGTAAGCGTCACTATGCCATCTCTAACTTCCTGTCGAGGTATATAAGCCTTGGCTAAAATAAAACCCCGTTCGCGATAAAACTGAGTAATTCTATCGGCGACCGTCTCTATTGTACCTAATGTTATGCCTCGATTAGAACGCTGCTCCCGTATCAACCAGACCAGTTTTTGAACCTCAAGATCAGAAACATGGCGTTCCATGGTTTCTTCTTCTATTTCTATTAAAAGATCAGAAACCTCTTCAAGTTCTTTCTTTGTATAACCGGACTTTTCAACCTTATATTCCTGCATTAACTCAGAACGAATACTTTCTATCAAACCATCGATATCTTTCTTTGTTATTCCAAGCTCAGGATATTCAACAATCCCCTGTAACTTGAACTTTAAAACATTTAAACGAGGCCCGGATTCAGGGTCAGGGTCACGATCTCGAACACTGGGAACATCCAGGTCTTTAAGCATAGATTTACGCTCAAGCTCGGGCATTTCAGTAATATCGGGCATTTCGAGAAAACCAGCCCACGAACTAACCGGCAAACTAAAGACCAGTATTAAAATGCAAAAATATGTTGTAACCCTGTTTAACAAGTTCAGCCCTGATTATGTTTTAATACCCGAAGCCTGTTTCGGGGTTAAATATTTTATATGTTATTGAATGCCTCTAAATTCCAGATACAAGCATTGGAATTGACAACAAAAAAACACGTCTTTCATTCTATTATAAATAAGTGTTATTAAACCCGGTCAAATAGTAAGTATTTTTAAGTTAGGTCCATTATTTCGCAGAATACACGAATCGACGAATTATACATGTTTAGAATTATTTAAAAAGTTAACAGAACACCTGTACTAAATAATATTTACTACAGTCGATCATAATCTTCCAGTTCATCTTCAAACAACTGATCACGTGGCATACGAATTGATATTTCTTCCAGACTGTAGTTTTGCAGGTCTGTGAAAATTGCAGGATCAACATCACCCAGTGATTCAACTTCTACCTGTAACTCACCAGCGATTGCAGAAACAACACCAAGAGCACTAACATCTATACCGGTTGAAATAAGATTATCCGGTGTCTCCGGGAAAAATATAAATGAGGTTCTTCGTGTATCAATAAGAACCGAACCATCTTTTGGCACATCAAGAACAATGGGTCTTGAGGTAATACCAAAGTCACCAGATAAACTGATAAAAGTTGCATTGAATGCAGTAATATCTGCATTGTCTCTATCGAGTAAACCATTACCCAGGAAATCACCGGAGGTAGTCATAAATAATGTGCCTGAACTACGGTCAACCTCAACACTTCCCGAGTCAAATCTGTAATCATCATTAGAACCAATATTGATCAAACCATTAACAACGGTATTTCTTAATTGGTGAATATCAACATCGCCATTTTGTTGAATTCTAATATCACCCGAACCCGTATTAAGTATATCCATATCAGTAACCTGTGTATTAAGGTCATTAACACCGCCCGTGCCACTGCCAACGCCACCTACAGACTCAATCGTTAACAGGTTACCAATATAATTAGTTGCTGCAGTATTTGCCCCTACTCGACCTGATGTTGACCTGACAGAAATATCACCATTTTGCGCATCTAAAGTTGTGATACTTATATCATTAACCGCTTCGTACGTTATGCTCCCAGCTGTAGAAGTCGTAGTGCTTGATGAATTCGTTGAAATTGCACCACTTGAATTAAAGACAATATCAGACTGCGCGGTTACGGTACCATTAAGCGCTAAATCTGCAGACGTTACATTTATGCCAGATGAACTCGTAAGATCTCCTGCAAAATTTGCATTGCCAGTTCCTGAATCAAATGTAATGCTACCAGCAGTAATATCTGTAATTACCGATAACGCACCTGAAATAATATTCACAATCCCCGTTGCATTCATCTGACTAATTGTTAATGCGTTACCCGAGTTATCAATCGTCACATCATTTGCATTTGTTACAAATAAATCTCTCAGGTTATTAACAAAATTACCCAGAGAAATATTCTGCGTAGCTGATGTCGCATCAATAGCATTTAATGTTGTTATGTTACCGACATTAAACCCACCACCTTGAGTAAGCTCTCCCGCAGAGGTGATAGATAGATTATTGTTCACATCTAATGCCATCACATTGGTTGCTAGCGTATTCTCAAGCGTAACGGAGTTTAAAGTTCCTGCTGATGCAAAACTTAAATCACCTGATAACTGATTACCAGATGTTATGTTCGTTATTGAAATATCACTCGTATTAGCAGCACTGAAAAGTGCATTACCTGCAATAGTTAAATCACCACTATTAGTAATATTCCCAGCCTGAGCAGTAAATGAGGCTGCATTGCTGATACTGCTTGTTGTAAGATCAATCGCATCAGAATTAATCAGTGTTGCATTAACTGCATTAAAACCAACTGTATTTAAATTAACAATGCCATCTAAAATAACATTTCCGGTAGTTGCATTAAATTGTGAATCGCCTGTTACGTTTATAGCAACGCCAGTTAGATCTCCAATACTACCACCCGCATTAACCGTTAAATCACCAGTAACAGTCGTAACATCACTCACAGCTGCCCCATTAAACTGAAGATTAGCTGTATCACCGAAGTTAACATCATTAATATCCGTAACAACCACGTCGTTTGCTGCATTAACGATAAGGTCATTAAAATCATTACCCGCATTGTTTAACAGAACATCAAATAACTGACCTGAACTATTACTTGCATCCATTACAGTTGTACCGGCTACCTGAAGGGCGCCCGAAGTATTAGTGATAACACCTCCTGCAAATACACCTATATGACCACCAATAATCATATCACCCAGATCAACCGTTGAGTTGTTAACCAGTAACACGCTATCAAGCACACCTACACCTCCAGTTAACTCAAAACCAATACTGTTAAAATTATTTCCAGCGGCACTTAATATACTACTGCGCGAATCACTCACGCTAAATACTGACGAACCCGCGACCGTAATACCGGTTCCCGTTAAATCCTGTTCGATATCACCATCACCTGCTTCAAAGTCTCCCAGATTACGCTCATTACCCGGCAGGTTGTCACCAATAGCTGTCACTCTTAAATCACCACCAACAGTAGAACTACCCAGTGTTATCTTATTTTCATCAGTAATCGTTACATTATTTAAACCGGTATTATTAATTAATACAAAACCGGAAAAATCATTCGCTGCTTCACTTAAATCAATTGAACCTGCACCTGCATTAAGTGTTACATCACCAGCAGTGCCATCGGCTAAACCAGTATCACTATCCTGTGTTAATGAAGTGCCGCTAACCTGTGAAATACCGACAGCATTAACAGTTAAACTGCCCTCACCTACACTGGTATTTCCGAAAACTATATTGTCAACATCTGTAATCGAAACATTGTTATTACCTGAATTATTTAATGAAACCGGCCCCGCAAACTGATTATTTTCAGCCAATGCAATTACACCGACACCCGCATTAAAAGCAACTGAACCAGCTAAACCTGTTACGGGTTGTGCCTGCGTAAAACTCGATCCACCCAACTGTGTAACACCAACACTGGTGAGTTCAAATATTCCTACACCCATACTTATGTCGGCCAGCTGAATATCATTTACATCAACAATAGAAATAGAATTCGCATTAAGCACACTTAACTGATTAAAATCATTAGCTGCTGTATCAAGCGTTATAGATGCCGCTCCCGAATCTAAAACAGCACTATCTGAAACCAGCGTACCCGAGTCAGTAATATCACCAGTACTTGTTACTGTTAAAACAGTTGAGTTTATATTGCCTAAATTGGTATTAGCATTATTACCTAAATCAACGGTTCCATTTGTAGCTAAAAGATTGAGCCTGCCTGATAATGTGTTATTAACATTACTAATATCAATTCCACCATTAGTAGACGTTAAATTTAATAATGCGGAGCTTGATAAAGCATTTGTCTGCGTAATGTTATTGAGCACATCAATATTTAACGTCCCCGTATATTGAAGCCCGGCAAGTGCAAGGTCGTTATCTTCGACTATATCAATGGTATTAGCAGATGCGTCACTATTGGTAATAAACAGATTAATTGCATTTGTTTGAAGTGGCGATGAAGTGGCTCTAACAGTATCAAGCGTTAAATTATTTGCAGCAACTTTAAATGCATTATTGTTATCTACCGTTTCCGCACTTAATGTAACATCACTAGCTGTTGTTCCAATATTACCTGTAAGCGTTATAAGATCATTTAAGCCATCACCGGCTAAAACTTCAATATCCGTTTTATTTGTGTAATTCACAGTGATGAATGTTGTAGGCCCTGGAATTGTATCTGTTGCATCAACAGTATAACTAGTCGAATCTAATGAAATTTCATCATTAAAAGCAGAACCATTTATAATCAGTGTATTCGCGGTTACATTATCAGTAACCGCGACAGCATTAACATACGTAACATCAAAACTATTATTTAAGCCAGAAAGGTTTTCAAAACCATATGTCACTATTCCATTCGGCGCAGATGAAACATCAGGTGTAAATACTGCCCGATCAAATCCGGTGCTACCGGTAGCACTATCACGGAAGGTGACTGTGTCATTACCGCCTTCACCATCAAACATGGCAACACGGCCACTATTGGTTCCGTCAAACTCAACAATTAAAGAGTCTACTGATGCTCCAGCACCACCCTGTATACCAGTAACACTATTATTAAAATTGGTATCTTCTACTGAGCCTCCGGCTTCAACAATAAACTCATCTTCCAGGTTTCCACCTATTAAGATATTGAAATCGATAAATGAAAATGTAACCCCATCTGAATCTAGTACGGTACCATCATTATTTCCAGAAATAGTCCAGGTATTATCAAGATCTTTTGCTCTTAATATACTGTCTGTATCATTGCCTCTAAAACCTTCAATATCATTAAAGCCAACAACACCGTCACCTATATTGATATCAACACTTAACTGATTTGAAAGATCAATGGTGTCACCAATATTATGATCACCACCACTTAACGAAGTAACAATGCTCGAGTTATCTAAAACCCTGAATGAATCATCCTCAGTACCGCCAGTAACATTATCAAAATTAGTAAACTTTGTTATACCTTCCGTATCACTCGAGGGTATTCCACCATCTATTAATAAAGAATCACCTACGGCTCCCTGATTTATACCATCAACTATCCATAGCTGATCAATATTAGCGCCAATGATTGTATTATGAACAGGATCTGAAACAACAAGGTCAGTCCCTACAGTAACAACCGTTAAAACAGGGGCTGATATTGTTTCTATATTATTTACATCAAATTCAGAATTCCCAGTAAATGGTGCGCCTGTTGAAAGTGCTGAACCAAGATTTACTATTACACCATCATCAACTGTTTTGAAAGTAAGATCCAAAGTATCAATTCCGGCACCACCATCAATAGTTCCAGAAACGTTACCTGTATTTGAAACTATGAATTGATCAGCAGCAGAATTACCAATTAAATTTTCTACAAAGGAATATATGGCCGCTAAACCCGAAGTAGCATCGGTAACCAATCCGCCGTCTGTAGCATTAATTGTCCAGCTATTATCGCCAGCACTAGCGGTTAAATTATCGACACCCGCTCCACCATTTATAGAGCCTGTAAACTGATCTGTTGAAAGCGTAAATTGATCAGCACCATCATTACCAACCAGACTTTCCATTAACTGAAACTGAATCGTTCCTTTTACCGTGCCCGCACCCGAACCGGTAATATCCCACACGTTAGTATTTAAATTTGTACCAGCCTCTGTATCCAGACTAACAACATCAGTACCCGCAGCTCCACCAGAGAAATTACCATTTGTTACCGCATCCGCAATATTAAACGTATCATCTGTTGCGCCACCATTTATCAACGTCATACCAGTGAAAGAAATTGCACTGTTTACATCGCCAGCATTATCACCGCTTATATTCCAGGTGTTTGCGACTAAAGATGGGCCTGTTAGTGTGTCATTGTTTCCGGTTAATAACTCGACATCACTAAATGTTGTTACACCTGAAATATTAGTTACGTTTCCAGAAGTGTTACTAACAATTGACCAGTTAGTTGCAGAAGTTTGTTGATTTACTATTTCATCTATAACCGCATCCACACCACCATTAATATCTGACACCACTCCATTTTGTCCAATATTAAAGGTATCAACATCTGACCCTCCAACTAAATTATAAAAATCAGTAAAGTTAGTAGAAGTATCGACAGTTCCAATACGTGTTGCCGTTATATCCCAATTATTAGCGGAATCTCCGCCACGAAGTGTATTAGAAGTGAAAATAGAATTAGCTGTTATATCCGTTAAATTTATAACATCTATAAACCCATTAAGGTTAGAATCCCCTGCTGTTACACCACTAACACCAGCAACACCTTCAAGTTGAACGGTAACCGCCTTACCATTACCTGCT
This genomic window from endosymbiont of Galathealinum brachiosum contains:
- a CDS encoding hemolysin activator protein, HlyB family codes for the protein MPDITEMPELERKSMLKDLDVPSVRDRDPDPESGPRLNVLKFKLQGIVEYPELGITKKDIDGLIESIRSELMQEYKVEKSGYTKKELEEVSDLLIEIEEETMERHVSDLEVQKLVWLIREQRSNRGITLGTIETVADRITQFYRERGFILAKAYIPRQEVRDGIVTLTLLLGTLGEVEVRDNELYSSEILSSVFDDMLASPVTSSAVEENLYLINDYPGVVSTGYFQPGAQVGDTKLNIGVKAEKNYDLNLRFDNHGSEQTGLYRIYGEALLHNPLGNGDQLQVSTLLTGKPSNTTYYQFRYSSYVFNPRFKLGIGASSNDFVLGPGNSETIDSLGIIGKTIQSDITASYSFKRSRTASYYGDLIYDDIESQTRLGDVDPGDESLDDIVKNLSFVFRYDILDEESKILHQGDVRLVSGDFVKGFEDGQDESYNILNLNYSLLTFVKVPFFDANSRIIYRASMQYASSALSSINQYSLAGPSRVRGYPVNQFSSDNAVYSGVDWIFDAPGFMDMKIGVSNLRNIVSPFVFMDAAWGQVISLIDTEKDKTGQLLDAGFGFQFGYTNNIHGNIQLAFPLSEKFTDTEINAPDDSFKLVFDFQYSFR